In Puntigrus tetrazona isolate hp1 chromosome 7, ASM1883169v1, whole genome shotgun sequence, the following are encoded in one genomic region:
- the LOC122349460 gene encoding cytochrome b5 domain-containing protein 1: protein MRRPKYFTPREVSVHNTLKDIWVSYLGKVYDLTPLLEEHKGDVLLKPITECAGKDISHWFDPKTKDILTHVDPLTGCIKYYTPRGRFLHTPPPCPRTDWANDFGKPWWKDNRYEVGLLSAKTRWIRIINTLTSQEQRLEVCSEETLGEILQRYLRYNSHAASYTWKHNGVNLDMSKTLSENGIPEEDEFYCGSPDCDLFSPSICLYFNDDLTEL, encoded by the exons ATGCGGCGCCCAAAGTATTTCACGCCGAGGGAGGTGTCTGTTCACAACACTCTCAAAGACATATGGGTGTCGTATCTGGGCAAAGTGTACGATCTTACGCCGCTGCTGGAGGAGCATAAAG GTGATGTGTTATTGAAACCTATCACAGAGTGTGCGGGAAAGGACATCAGTCACTGGTTTGATCCAAAGACGAAGGAT ATTCTTACACACGTTGACCCATTGACTGGCTGCATTAAATACTACACCCCTAGGGGGCGTTTTTTACACACACCCCCTCCCTGCCCTCGCACTGACTGGGCCAATGACTTCGGGAAGCCTTGGTGGAAGGATAACCGCTACGAGGTTGGGCTGCTGTCTGCCAAAACACGCTGGATCCGCATTATCAACACTCTAACCTCCCAAGAGCAGAGGCTGGAG GTTTGCTCTGAGGAGACTCTGGGTGAGATTCTCCAGCGATACCTGCGCTACAATTCCCACGCAGCAAGCTACACCTGGAAGCACAATGGCGTGAATTTGGACATGAGCAAGACCCTGAGTGAAAACGGCATCCCCGAAGAGGACGAGTTTTACTGCGGAAGCCCAGACTGTGACCTCTTCTCTCCATCCATATGTCTGTATTTCAACGACGACCTCACTGAACTCTGA